The following proteins are encoded in a genomic region of Nicotiana sylvestris chromosome 4, ASM39365v2, whole genome shotgun sequence:
- the LOC104227572 gene encoding uncharacterized protein, with translation MSPLPMPPRPSMSASQSSDFFKAPPPSNSLQYYSMPSHGGSASTTINLIPTPHFPASSPRGLASQIDISPPIASSSHHSSQHGGSSFVPHTSPTQLSSPASSTPSISNLDIGGSHAAASPSTSTSTVAGTVRYCIGGTVQYNHLHQLIIIPRDVGFLPSFQAAHIVMESMKPFFDEPWNSWRQILYQIRMNMWQQFKVKCVWQPTLENLVHDNFEKKAQKLITNSHHVARKGGKKPNWIREDVWNQLLAKWNTP, from the exons ATGAGCCCTCTTCCTATGCCTCCTCGTCCTTCCATGTCAGCTTCACAGTCATCTGACTTTTTCAAAGCCCCTCCCCCATCTAACTCACTTCAGTATTACTCCATGCCTTCTCATGGTGGCTCAGCTTCGACCACCATTAATTTAATACCCACGCCTCATTTCCCAGCTTCTTCCCCGCGTGGTCTTGCTAGTCAGATTGACATCTCACCACCGATTGCATCCTCGAGCCATCATAGTAGCCAGCATGGCGGTTCATCTTTTGTGCCTCATACATCGCCCACTCAATTATCATCTCCAGCATCATCCACTCCAAGTATATCTAACTTGGATATTGGAGGCTCTCACGCAGCTGCATCCCCATCTACCAGTACGTCTACAGTTGCTGGTACCGTGAGATATTGTATTGGAGGGACTGTACAGTACAATCATCTTCATCAGCTGATTATCATTCCCCGTGACGTCGG GTTTTTGCCATCCTTTCAGGCCGCGCATATAGTGATGGAATCTATGAAGCCATTTTTTGACGAGCCATGGAATTCTTGGAGACAGATACTGTACCAGATCAGAATGAATATGTGGCAACAATTTAAG GTTAAGTGCGTATGGCAGCCAACACTTGAAAATCTGGTGCATGATAACTTCGAGAAGAAAGCACAGAAACTGATAACAAATTCACATCATGTTGCTAGGAAAGGTGGCAAAAAGCCTAATTGGATACGTGAAGATGTCTGGAATCAGCTCTTGGCGAAGTGGAACACCCCttag